Proteins co-encoded in one Prevotella sp. E13-27 genomic window:
- a CDS encoding PCMD domain-containing protein: MKQLKKTLLTLVALLAVTTGAWAQTEITTIPNGDFETWTYDGEDMPNYWNSNATSDGSLAAMSGGKQLKRSTDVRPGSSGQYSCSIWSKSTMGVINIGILTSGRIHFGSMSSIDKANYIYSDRDGSNTKNNFTNPCAMPFTGKPTAIKVWVKYVQGGTGYGDYATAKFSATIHGDADYVAYNLAEDDNDDNKALVVASAEQEIAYNNGEWEQLTIPFNYTDNNVVPAYILINAYTNAYPGKGKANDYLYIDDIELEYAAPSTSGPEVAWNAAAKTGTFTMPGGNVTLEPEYYPQATVADGGVTAADADARATTDDPLVKVDATKLTGAKKLMYFVSNSGTTAPAYDAEGWTDQLPTAEGITQQGIVYVWYYPVGTDEGVDGATATYSDGDICLQSITARIADAPTYAVTFAEGTEESDKWKAEPNAGVTKGETVTVTYTGSKKVIGVKAEKKAAAALKTLIITGVATKSINYVEGDTWQQAIERPENAGSGLKVQGNYILNGGLTLMIGSGYVRPGDTIDATKNYSLEAD, from the coding sequence ATGAAACAATTAAAGAAAACATTACTGACGCTCGTCGCGCTATTAGCCGTGACGACGGGAGCGTGGGCGCAGACGGAAATCACCACGATACCCAATGGTGATTTCGAAACGTGGACCTACGATGGAGAAGATATGCCCAATTATTGGAACTCTAATGCAACATCTGATGGTAGCTTGGCTGCTATGTCGGGCGGCAAACAGTTAAAACGCTCCACCGACGTGCGCCCAGGTTCCTCCGGACAGTATTCCTGTTCCATTTGGTCAAAGAGTACAATGGGTGTGATAAACATAGGCATTTTGACCTCAGGACGCATACATTTTGGTTCTATGTCTTCTATAGATAAAGCAAACTACATCTATTCTGATCGCGATGGCAGCAATACCAAAAATAATTTCACCAATCCATGCGCCATGCCATTCACAGGCAAGCCTACGGCTATAAAGGTATGGGTGAAGTATGTGCAGGGAGGCACCGGCTATGGCGACTATGCCACTGCCAAGTTCTCTGCCACCATTCATGGCGATGCAGACTATGTAGCATACAACCTGGCTGAAGATGACAACGATGACAATAAAGCGTTGGTCGTAGCATCTGCCGAGCAAGAAATAGCCTATAATAATGGCGAGTGGGAGCAACTAACTATTCCTTTCAATTACACGGACAACAATGTCGTTCCCGCCTACATCCTTATCAATGCCTATACCAATGCCTATCCTGGCAAGGGTAAGGCTAATGACTATCTTTATATAGACGACATTGAATTGGAGTATGCCGCCCCCTCCACCTCCGGCCCCGAGGTCGCCTGGAACGCTGCGGCGAAGACCGGCACGTTCACCATGCCCGGCGGAAACGTGACACTGGAGCCCGAGTACTACCCGCAGGCCACCGTGGCTGACGGTGGTGTGACCGCTGCCGACGCTGACGCGCGCGCCACTACCGACGACCCGCTGGTGAAGGTGGACGCCACGAAGCTCACCGGCGCCAAGAAGCTGATGTACTTCGTCAGCAACAGCGGCACCACCGCACCCGCCTACGACGCTGAGGGCTGGACCGACCAGCTGCCCACCGCCGAGGGCATCACCCAGCAGGGCATCGTCTATGTATGGTACTACCCCGTGGGCACTGACGAGGGCGTCGATGGCGCCACCGCCACCTACAGCGATGGCGACATCTGCCTGCAGTCCATCACCGCACGCATCGCCGACGCGCCCACCTACGCCGTCACCTTCGCCGAAGGCACCGAAGAGTCCGACAAGTGGAAGGCCGAGCCCAACGCCGGCGTGACGAAGGGCGAGACCGTCACCGTCACCTACACCGGCTCGAAGAAAGTCATCGGCGTGAAGGCCGAGAAGAAAGCGGCAGCGGCATTGAAGACCCTCATCATCACAGGCGTCGCCACCAAATCTATCAACTATGTCGAAGGCGACACTTGGCAGCAGGCCATCGAGCGTCCTGAGAACGCGGGCAGTGGCTTGAAGGTGCAGGGCAATTACATACTCAACGGGGGGTTAACATTGATGATAGGCTCTGGTTATGTAAGACCCGGAGACACAATCGATGCCACCAAGAACTATTCACTCGAAGCCGACTAA
- a CDS encoding DUF1566 domain-containing protein, producing MKTISRYIMTLALLLTAVTGAWATDGVKITTTEIVPPAAWNKDYSGLLPSDMPGLKADAITEEQAKAWADVPKTGSVVLIYGYVDAGDWIDYNQINFTDGQVVLSTSSSLNHSSVYYNTNNNILKYYYATGIEGGIEVAWNASTKTGTFSMPGSDVVLTPIYAKAAAFATTGTEPEVKTLLPEAAEGVIAGTDASLIAEGTGIVAFAAASTDVTQGTLMYAIGTSATEAPALTAFSATVPTAENIADDGADVYVWYYIKGADTPDGQQATEENTFNDTEPACLTVQVLTNKFDIQFNAANANTIEAGKATVTVGGTAATVTEGKLESVKMGTEVKMTAKDGYKFRKVEVKKKAAAPSLNITNPVVGQIIGSDGKNYISGTLPTGVTPVAKICYVDGSNGLALALTDEGTKDWSTAMTTCAAHTPAFTGGTWKLANNDEWDNMIIAAGSYEDLRDGFSFVGGTNMEMGSYWSSTEIGSNKAWFYGFDEGDWYNDSKANDRLVRACLAF from the coding sequence ATGAAAACAATATCAAGATATATAATGACGCTCGCGCTGCTACTCACGGCAGTCACGGGCGCGTGGGCCACGGACGGCGTGAAAATAACCACGACGGAGATAGTCCCCCCCGCAGCATGGAATAAAGACTACTCAGGCCTGTTACCGAGCGACATGCCCGGCCTCAAAGCCGACGCCATCACCGAAGAACAGGCCAAGGCATGGGCCGACGTTCCAAAGACCGGCAGCGTAGTACTGATTTACGGCTACGTAGATGCTGGAGACTGGATAGATTACAATCAAATCAACTTTACCGACGGTCAGGTCGTTTTGTCTACTTCATCAAGCTTAAACCACTCTTCTGTTTATTACAATACAAATAATAATATACTAAAGTATTACTACGCCACCGGCATTGAGGGCGGCATCGAGGTCGCTTGGAACGCCTCGACCAAGACCGGCACCTTCTCGATGCCCGGCAGCGACGTCGTGCTGACACCCATCTACGCCAAGGCAGCCGCATTCGCCACCACGGGCACCGAGCCCGAAGTGAAGACGCTGCTGCCCGAAGCCGCTGAAGGCGTCATCGCCGGCACCGACGCATCGCTCATCGCCGAGGGCACCGGCATCGTGGCCTTCGCCGCAGCGAGCACCGATGTCACGCAGGGCACGCTGATGTACGCCATCGGCACCTCAGCCACCGAGGCCCCCGCACTCACCGCATTCAGCGCCACAGTGCCCACAGCCGAGAACATCGCTGACGACGGCGCAGATGTCTATGTATGGTACTACATCAAGGGCGCCGACACCCCCGACGGCCAGCAAGCCACCGAGGAGAACACCTTCAACGACACCGAGCCCGCCTGCCTCACCGTCCAGGTGCTCACCAACAAGTTCGACATCCAGTTCAACGCCGCCAATGCCAACACCATCGAGGCCGGCAAGGCCACCGTTACCGTAGGTGGCACAGCCGCCACCGTCACCGAGGGCAAGCTCGAGAGCGTGAAGATGGGCACCGAGGTGAAGATGACCGCCAAGGATGGCTACAAGTTCCGCAAGGTGGAGGTGAAGAAGAAGGCGGCGGCTCCTTCGCTCAACATCACCAACCCCGTAGTGGGACAGATTATCGGCAGCGACGGCAAGAACTACATCTCCGGCACCCTGCCCACGGGCGTGACCCCCGTGGCCAAGATTTGCTATGTCGATGGCAGCAACGGCCTGGCACTGGCGCTGACCGATGAGGGCACGAAGGACTGGAGCACGGCCATGACTACCTGCGCCGCCCACACGCCGGCCTTCACCGGCGGCACGTGGAAGCTGGCCAACAATGACGAGTGGGACAACATGATTATCGCTGCCGGCAGCTACGAAGACCTGCGCGACGGCTTCAGCTTCGTCGGCGGAACGAATATGGAGATGGGCAGCTACTGGTCGTCTACGGAGATCGGTTCCAACAAGGCGTGGTTCTACGGCTTCGACGAAGGCGACTGGTACAACGACAGTAAGGCCAACGACCGCCTTGTTCGCGCCTGCCTCGCGTTCTAA
- a CDS encoding OmpA family protein — protein sequence MKKRVLILVLFCMALTGAKAQTTRDSVAFQPHWFVQPQVGVGYHVGEAKFSKLLSPTAALSVGRQFSPVFGLRLGASGWEARNWQTHPVAEYKWNYVQANLDATVSLTNLIWGWDADRKWNVYGLAGVGLNIAFKNDDANKLAAQNESAGIPALANGGFEKLWDGTKLFPAGRLGAGIEYALSERVALGLEYNANVLPDKWNSKKGKNDNLDWQQNLLVGVKIALGKTRKHITIEEPQPIVEPEPVVEPEPEPQPETQAVVEEKKPEPVAEPVPEMPEVKVFFAASSSKLEPAEAEKLQPVLDYLKKYTEKNAVISGYASTDGQKAYNQRLSNRRAKAVKKWLIDNGIDASRIKAEGKGEVDFGSRKDSRMATVIQIE from the coding sequence ATGAAAAAAAGAGTATTGATTCTTGTACTGTTCTGCATGGCGCTGACAGGTGCCAAGGCGCAGACAACGAGAGACTCGGTGGCCTTCCAGCCCCACTGGTTCGTCCAGCCCCAGGTGGGTGTGGGCTACCATGTCGGCGAGGCCAAGTTCTCGAAGCTGCTGTCGCCTACTGCCGCGCTTAGCGTGGGCCGTCAGTTCTCGCCGGTCTTCGGCCTGCGCCTCGGTGCGTCGGGCTGGGAGGCTCGCAACTGGCAGACTCACCCCGTGGCAGAGTATAAATGGAACTATGTGCAGGCCAATCTGGACGCTACGGTGTCGCTGACCAACCTCATCTGGGGTTGGGATGCCGACCGCAAGTGGAACGTCTATGGACTGGCTGGCGTGGGACTGAATATCGCGTTCAAGAACGACGATGCCAACAAGCTGGCTGCCCAGAACGAGAGTGCGGGCATACCTGCACTGGCCAACGGTGGCTTCGAGAAGCTGTGGGACGGCACGAAGCTGTTCCCTGCCGGACGACTGGGCGCCGGCATCGAGTACGCCCTCTCTGAGCGCGTGGCGCTCGGATTGGAGTACAACGCGAACGTGCTGCCCGACAAGTGGAACTCGAAAAAGGGCAAGAACGACAACCTCGACTGGCAGCAGAACCTGCTCGTGGGTGTGAAGATTGCGCTCGGCAAGACGCGCAAGCACATCACCATAGAGGAGCCGCAGCCTATAGTGGAGCCAGAGCCGGTGGTGGAACCCGAGCCGGAGCCACAGCCTGAGACACAGGCCGTGGTAGAGGAGAAGAAGCCCGAGCCGGTGGCAGAGCCTGTACCAGAGATGCCTGAGGTGAAGGTGTTCTTCGCCGCCAGCTCATCGAAGCTGGAGCCTGCAGAGGCCGAGAAGCTGCAGCCAGTACTGGACTACCTGAAGAAGTACACGGAGAAGAACGCTGTCATCAGCGGCTACGCCTCTACCGATGGTCAGAAGGCTTACAACCAGCGTCTGTCCAACCGTCGCGCCAAGGCAGTAAAGAAGTGGCTCATCGACAACGGCATCGATGCCAGCCGCATAAAAGCTGAGGGCAAGGGCGAAGTGGACTTCGGCAGCCGCAAGGATAGCAGAATGGCAACGGTGATACAAATTGAGTAG
- a CDS encoding Ig-like domain-containing protein, with the protein MNKKVFFALMMPALMLGAVSCTDYQDDIDKLGAENDALRSYNNQTISQLNSVVFHTEEGVVNITVDQPAAATIIYEVEPKALATTLAADITRLKFVTQHDAAMAITAAAADASKGTLTVTATPSGFDGSKDYSLSLVYSENERSYQTAYTPVYVVTRPTAGSLAITIPTTSSGKYAVGESYQLGAVFTPAYITETDVTWSVDDTSIATIDANGVLTPLKNGTVTVTCTSKENPAATASITIEITGGNIPLNEGGVSQGGAE; encoded by the coding sequence ATGAACAAGAAAGTATTTTTTGCATTGATGATGCCCGCACTGATGCTGGGCGCAGTGTCCTGCACAGACTATCAGGACGACATCGACAAGCTGGGTGCCGAGAATGATGCCCTGCGTAGTTACAACAACCAGACCATCTCGCAGTTGAACAGCGTGGTGTTCCATACCGAGGAGGGTGTGGTGAACATCACCGTGGATCAGCCCGCCGCTGCCACCATTATCTATGAGGTGGAGCCGAAGGCACTGGCCACCACACTGGCAGCAGACATCACCCGTCTGAAGTTCGTGACTCAGCACGATGCTGCCATGGCTATCACCGCTGCAGCAGCAGACGCCTCCAAGGGTACGCTGACCGTTACCGCTACTCCCAGTGGTTTCGACGGCAGCAAGGACTACAGTCTGTCGCTCGTATATAGCGAGAATGAGCGTTCGTACCAGACCGCCTATACTCCCGTGTATGTGGTGACACGTCCAACGGCAGGCAGTCTGGCTATCACCATCCCCACCACCTCCAGCGGTAAGTATGCCGTGGGTGAGAGCTATCAGCTCGGTGCTGTGTTCACACCTGCCTATATCACCGAGACGGATGTGACATGGAGCGTTGACGACACCAGCATCGCCACCATCGATGCCAACGGTGTGCTCACTCCGCTGAAGAACGGCACCGTGACCGTTACCTGCACCTCGAAGGAGAACCCCGCTGCCACAGCCTCGATCACCATCGAGATCACCGGCGGCAACATCCCCTTGAACGAGGGCGGCGTCAGCCAGGGCGGTGCAGAGTAA
- a CDS encoding type II toxin-antitoxin system YafQ family toxin, giving the protein MKQYYQIKTYKQYDRDVKLAVRRGLDIEKLLTVVDMLRKDEPLPANLHNHMLSGDYKGYWECHINPDWLLLYEKDTEIRIISLYRTGTHADIFGKGKKR; this is encoded by the coding sequence ATGAAGCAGTACTACCAGATTAAGACCTACAAGCAGTACGACCGAGATGTGAAACTGGCCGTGCGCCGCGGTCTCGATATTGAAAAACTGCTAACGGTAGTTGACATGCTACGCAAAGATGAACCCCTGCCCGCCAACCTGCACAACCACATGCTCAGTGGCGACTACAAGGGCTACTGGGAGTGCCACATCAATCCCGACTGGTTGCTGCTCTACGAGAAGGACACCGAGATACGCATTATTTCGCTCTACCGCACGGGCACCCACGCCGACATCTTCGGCAAAGGCAAGAAACGGTAG
- a CDS encoding zeta toxin family protein — MSKTEHRPVLIVIAGPNGSGKTTITSKILKHEWLENALYINPDQVAQDRFGDWNSPEAVLQAAQYCEEQREECLRNQQSLIFETVLSSEGKVDFIRRAHAAGYFIRIFFVSTTHPSINSSRIAKRVMKGGHDVPIPKIISRYQKSILNCKRVAAISDRVYVYDNSIDDTEARLLFRMTDGKPFKRYTDDIPLWAQTIIE, encoded by the coding sequence ATGAGTAAGACCGAACACCGCCCCGTACTCATCGTGATTGCCGGCCCAAACGGGTCAGGCAAGACGACAATTACCTCGAAGATCCTCAAGCACGAATGGTTAGAGAATGCGCTCTACATCAATCCCGACCAGGTGGCGCAGGACCGCTTCGGCGATTGGAACTCGCCCGAGGCCGTGCTTCAGGCCGCCCAGTACTGCGAGGAGCAGCGCGAGGAATGTCTGCGAAACCAGCAGAGTCTGATATTCGAGACGGTGCTATCGTCCGAAGGAAAGGTGGACTTCATTCGACGCGCTCATGCGGCAGGCTATTTCATTCGCATCTTCTTCGTGTCTACCACTCACCCATCAATCAACTCATCACGTATAGCCAAGCGTGTGATGAAGGGCGGTCACGACGTGCCCATTCCCAAGATTATTTCTCGCTATCAGAAGTCGATACTCAACTGCAAGCGCGTGGCCGCTATCTCCGACCGTGTGTACGTCTATGACAACTCTATCGATGACACCGAGGCACGTCTGCTGTTTCGCATGACCGACGGCAAGCCTTTCAAGCGCTACACCGACGACATTCCCCTCTGGGCGCAAACCATCATCGAATAG
- a CDS encoding IS110 family transposase produces MKKIFIGIDFSKEKFDATVIKAEGVEERAERQHEVFDNKVSGFRRLLRWVKSVVDEQDTGLWLFCGENTGGYSRALCNYLYGSGYDMWLENALSIKRSSALQRTKSDKADAGIIAEYAMRNYDQMRLYKPLDKNLERLREVFLYRHNLVKLKASMTVRKGEKKQTQEKSDISRFMAMSSKHLISEFNKKIAECDMRIEKIISEDEELRRNFEIITSVPGVGTQNAVCLMVYTDNFSRFDFDSRKIACYYGVAPFGRQSGTSVNTPPHVSPFANKLIKALLTQAALASIHFCPQMAIYYHRLVEVGKKKPVAVNNVKNKLLHVITAMVRNGEKYNPDYDYHAALEAA; encoded by the coding sequence ATGAAAAAAATCTTTATCGGCATCGATTTCTCCAAAGAAAAGTTTGATGCAACGGTCATAAAGGCCGAGGGAGTCGAGGAACGTGCAGAGAGACAGCACGAGGTGTTTGACAATAAGGTGAGTGGTTTCCGTCGCCTGCTTAGATGGGTGAAGTCCGTTGTGGACGAGCAGGACACTGGACTCTGGCTGTTCTGCGGAGAGAACACTGGCGGTTACAGCAGGGCACTATGCAACTATCTCTACGGAAGTGGTTATGACATGTGGTTGGAAAATGCCCTGAGCATCAAGCGCAGCTCTGCCCTGCAGCGTACGAAAAGCGACAAGGCCGATGCAGGCATTATTGCAGAGTATGCCATGCGCAACTACGACCAGATGCGCCTGTACAAGCCTCTGGACAAGAATCTGGAGCGTCTTCGTGAAGTATTTCTCTATAGGCATAATCTGGTCAAACTAAAGGCGAGCATGACAGTGCGCAAGGGTGAGAAGAAACAGACACAGGAGAAGTCCGACATCAGCCGTTTCATGGCTATGAGCAGCAAACATCTCATCAGTGAGTTTAACAAGAAAATAGCAGAATGCGATATGAGAATAGAAAAGATTATAAGTGAGGATGAGGAGCTGCGCAGGAACTTCGAGATCATCACTTCTGTTCCTGGAGTAGGCACACAGAACGCCGTTTGCCTGATGGTCTATACAGACAACTTCAGCCGCTTTGACTTCGATTCTCGAAAGATAGCCTGCTACTACGGAGTAGCACCCTTTGGCCGACAGTCTGGCACAAGTGTAAACACGCCGCCACATGTAAGCCCATTTGCAAACAAGCTCATCAAGGCACTGCTCACACAGGCTGCATTGGCATCCATCCACTTTTGTCCTCAGATGGCCATATACTACCATAGGCTTGTCGAAGTTGGCAAGAAGAAGCCCGTTGCCGTGAATAACGTAAAGAACAAACTATTACATGTCATTACGGCTATGGTAAGGAATGGAGAAAAATACAACCCAGATTATGACTATCATGCAGCGCTTGAGGCTGCATGA
- a CDS encoding zeta toxin family protein — MSKTEHRPVLIVIAGPNGSGKTTITSKILKHEWLENALYINPDQVAQDRFGDWNSPEAVLQAAQYCEEQREECLRNQQSLIFETVLSSEGKVDFIRRAHAAGYFIRIFFVSTTHPSINSSRIAKRVMKGGHDVPIPKIISRYQKSILNCKRVAAISDRVYVYDNSIDDTEARLLFRMTDGKPFKRYTDDIPLWAQTIIE, encoded by the coding sequence ATGAGTAAGACCGAACACCGCCCCGTACTCATCGTGATTGCCGGCCCAAACGGGTCAGGCAAGACGACAATTACCTCGAAGATCCTCAAGCACGAATGGTTAGAGAATGCGCTCTACATCAATCCCGACCAGGTGGCGCAGGACCGCTTCGGCGATTGGAACTCGCCCGAGGCCGTGCTTCAGGCCGCCCAGTACTGCGAGGAGCAGCGCGAGGAATGTCTGCGAAACCAGCAGAGTCTGATATTCGAGACGGTGCTATCGTCCGAAGGAAAGGTGGACTTCATTCGACGCGCTCATGCGGCAGGCTATTTCATTCGCATCTTCTTCGTGTCTACCACTCACCCATCAATCAACTCATCACGTATAGCCAAGCGTGTGATGAAGGGCGGTCACGACGTGCCCATTCCCAAGATTATTTCTCGCTATCAGAAGTCGATACTCAACTGCAAGCGCGTGGCGGCTATCTCCGACCGTGTGTACGTCTATGACAACTCTATCGATGACACCGAGGCACGTCTGCTGTTTCGCATGACCGACGGCAAGCCTTTCAAGCGCTACACCGACGACATTCCCCTCTGGGCGCAAACCATCATCGAATAG
- a CDS encoding ISL3 family transposase: MSKHPNSDKSTNNNCHNQTLEASNNDNLKISSLYPNAELSIEDVEVLPDTIHIYARSSLSYGICPYCGSHSKKIHSRYMRHVTDLPILGRRTILHLEMRKFFCHDEDCSHKTFAEQPGTEVFRYRRRSRRCEVLVSKLSLDSSAGKSSSHLRIMGIPISRATVLRDIHRMPLPVYPDIDRIGVDDWAFRKGVSYGSVIVNLRTGMIIDLLGNREEETFREWLDRHIKVQIVSRDRSTDYSAAVASTKRLIKEVADHFHLVKNASDMIARVVSENYEDYRMLVMGERKTNDISNGTNVQRQAKFNQVKILQAKGMSKGEIVKATGIFYTTVQSYMDITSLPARKSNAQVDFSMHEAYVETEYAKGRPLSKIFKDINKDGSYKSMGPYYRHFHYLSDGHRGPRKTEEQHVQAKRVAEVSHKEPLLPIHMMANIINRSVRGMKLNGQEDTLIRKLLSLKWFSTLYYAVSEFNELLKSNNPRRLTKWIEEYRHTSIERLRRFVDGVNRDLKAVMNCIVLPISNGIVEGFVNKIKEVKRCMYGRAGLELLKRKLILEPLLFQLN; this comes from the coding sequence ATGTCAAAACATCCTAATAGCGACAAAAGTACTAATAATAATTGTCATAACCAAACTTTAGAGGCATCAAATAACGACAACCTCAAAATTTCTTCCCTGTATCCGAATGCAGAACTCAGCATAGAGGATGTGGAGGTGCTTCCAGATACCATCCATATATATGCTCGTAGTTCTCTCTCCTATGGTATCTGCCCATATTGCGGCAGTCACAGTAAAAAGATACACAGCAGATATATGCGTCACGTTACAGACCTTCCCATACTCGGCAGGCGCACTATTCTTCATCTAGAGATGCGTAAGTTCTTCTGCCACGATGAAGATTGCAGCCACAAGACTTTTGCGGAGCAGCCTGGGACGGAGGTATTCCGATACCGTAGAAGAAGCAGGCGCTGTGAGGTTTTGGTGTCAAAACTGTCACTTGACTCATCGGCAGGCAAGAGCAGCAGCCATCTTCGTATAATGGGAATACCTATTAGCAGGGCAACTGTCCTTCGCGACATCCACCGCATGCCTCTTCCCGTATATCCGGATATCGATCGGATAGGTGTTGACGACTGGGCTTTCCGTAAGGGCGTATCCTATGGTAGCGTGATTGTCAATCTGCGGACGGGTATGATCATAGACCTGTTAGGTAATCGTGAGGAGGAAACTTTCAGGGAGTGGCTGGACAGACACATAAAGGTGCAGATTGTCAGTCGTGACAGATCCACCGACTACTCTGCTGCCGTCGCAAGTACCAAGCGCCTGATCAAGGAGGTTGCCGACCACTTTCATCTAGTAAAGAATGCCTCCGATATGATAGCACGTGTTGTCAGTGAAAACTACGAGGATTACAGGATGTTAGTCATGGGAGAACGCAAGACCAACGATATCAGTAATGGCACCAACGTGCAACGGCAGGCAAAATTCAATCAGGTCAAGATTCTACAGGCCAAGGGTATGAGCAAGGGTGAGATAGTCAAAGCTACCGGCATATTCTATACAACTGTACAGTCGTATATGGACATCACATCATTACCTGCCCGTAAGAGCAATGCCCAAGTTGACTTCTCAATGCACGAGGCCTATGTGGAGACGGAATACGCCAAAGGCAGGCCTCTGTCCAAGATATTCAAGGACATCAACAAAGATGGTAGCTACAAGTCAATGGGGCCTTATTACCGCCATTTCCATTATTTGTCAGATGGCCATCGGGGACCGCGTAAGACTGAAGAGCAACACGTGCAGGCAAAGCGTGTCGCTGAGGTGTCACACAAAGAACCGCTTTTGCCTATTCACATGATGGCCAATATCATAAATAGGTCTGTAAGAGGCATGAAACTCAATGGGCAAGAGGACACGCTTATCAGAAAATTGCTCTCACTGAAGTGGTTCTCAACTCTGTATTATGCAGTTTCTGAATTCAATGAACTTCTCAAGTCTAATAATCCTAGACGACTTACCAAATGGATAGAAGAATACAGACATACCTCCATTGAAAGGCTTAGACGCTTCGTTGATGGTGTGAACAGAGACCTCAAAGCCGTTATGAACTGCATCGTCTTACCTATATCCAATGGCATTGTCGAAGGATTTGTCAACAAGATAAAGGAGGTCAAACGGTGCATGTATGGCAGGGCTGGACTGGAACTGCTTAAGAGAAAACTTATTCTGGAGCCTCTGCTTTTTCAACTAAATTGA
- a CDS encoding smalltalk protein: protein MADNKNSNTWGILMKVIIAIASALLGVLGGVEASTLLQ from the coding sequence ATGGCAGATAACAAGAACTCAAATACCTGGGGAATACTCATGAAGGTAATCATAGCAATAGCATCGGCGCTGCTTGGCGTACTCGGAGGCGTAGAAGCCAGCACCTTACTGCAATAA
- a CDS encoding DNA-binding protein, translating to MTVFVKKYQNTNEKMTKMYRKWYGKTVIVDKVEIDQLANEIQDNCTVKRSDILAVLSELGPAIKKELQRSMKVYIPYLGSFKMVVHSTGTDTPEDYDVNTNIVSIRPRFIPETKLDNKHRVAELVRGVRISELPKNMSYLAEDGEENNDTPSGGAVEEQP from the coding sequence ATGACAGTATTTGTAAAGAAGTATCAGAACACTAATGAGAAGATGACAAAGATGTACCGCAAGTGGTATGGTAAGACTGTAATCGTTGACAAGGTGGAGATAGATCAACTGGCCAACGAGATCCAGGACAACTGCACAGTGAAGCGCTCAGACATTCTGGCAGTGCTCTCAGAACTCGGTCCCGCAATCAAGAAGGAGCTGCAGCGCTCAATGAAGGTCTATATCCCTTATCTTGGCTCGTTCAAGATGGTGGTACACAGCACCGGTACCGACACCCCTGAGGACTATGATGTGAATACCAACATCGTGTCTATCCGTCCTCGATTCATCCCTGAGACAAAGTTGGACAACAAGCACCGTGTCGCCGAGCTCGTAAGGGGCGTGCGCATATCTGAGCTGCCTAAGAACATGTCTTATCTTGCCGAAGACGGTGAAGAGAACAACGACACTCCCAGCGGTGGTGCAGTAGAAGAGCAGCCTTAA
- a CDS encoding D-Ala-D-Ala carboxypeptidase family metallohydrolase: MKNNFMNKNNRETFKVEWNDPKNAGLDLDQGIDYDERLAPHFTLREMCYSQTCVRLGIINRMNQPEVIIARLRTLCQKVLEPLRQACGKVVVVSGYRSDCVNYVVGGVTNSQHRLGEAADLYTPTKERAREYFDFIRNNLEFDQLLLERNTKTGHFWVHVSYTERRPNRQMVKTLTSNL; the protein is encoded by the coding sequence ATGAAGAACAATTTTATGAACAAAAACAATCGAGAGACATTTAAGGTAGAGTGGAACGACCCTAAGAACGCAGGACTAGACCTGGACCAGGGCATAGACTATGACGAGAGGCTGGCACCTCACTTCACACTTAGGGAGATGTGCTACTCGCAAACATGTGTACGACTGGGGATAATAAACCGTATGAACCAGCCAGAGGTGATCATTGCCCGACTGAGGACACTCTGTCAGAAGGTGCTCGAACCACTGAGACAGGCATGCGGAAAGGTGGTAGTGGTAAGCGGATACAGGTCGGACTGCGTGAACTATGTAGTAGGGGGAGTGACAAACTCACAGCACCGTCTGGGCGAGGCTGCCGACCTTTATACACCCACCAAAGAGAGGGCACGCGAGTATTTTGATTTCATAAGGAATAATCTCGAGTTCGACCAACTGCTCTTGGAACGAAATACCAAGACTGGCCATTTCTGGGTACATGTGAGCTACACCGAAAGGAGACCGAACAGACAGATGGTAAAAACTCTCACCTCTAACCTCTAA